In one Flavobacteriales bacterium genomic region, the following are encoded:
- a CDS encoding acetyl-CoA hydrolase/transferase C-terminal domain-containing protein: MSLPWMSASEAVRLVNNGDRVFIHGSAATPVRLVHALLDRHAELHDVELTAISTFGDLGFDRPEVQGPFYLNALFVSANMRSTVDGPYGDYVPVFLSEIPRLFEKGILPLDVALVHVSPPDRHGFCSLGVSVDVARSAMRNARTVIAQVNPNMPRTLGDGHVHISRFAALVEVNDSLPEVDYAAQIGPKERRVAELVSALVEDGSTLQLGIGAIPDAILGALGGHKDLGIHTEMCSNGIIDLVRSGVVTNKFKKKHRGKVATAFAFGMRRLYDLVDDNPFFTFLDAQYVNDTKVIRENPKVVAVNSAIEVDLTGQVCADSIGTYQFSGVGGQMDFMRGAALSEGGKPIIALCSTTGKGASKIVPFLKQGAGVVTTRAHVHYVVTEHGVAYLYGKNLQQRAKALIGIAAPEHREGLEKAYRERFERHGMHQ, translated from the coding sequence ATGTCCCTCCCCTGGATGTCCGCCTCTGAGGCCGTGCGCTTGGTGAACAACGGCGACCGCGTCTTCATCCACGGCAGCGCCGCCACCCCCGTGCGCCTGGTGCATGCCCTGTTGGACCGCCATGCCGAGCTGCACGATGTGGAGCTCACCGCCATCAGCACCTTCGGCGACCTCGGCTTCGACCGCCCCGAGGTACAGGGACCCTTCTACCTGAACGCGCTCTTCGTCAGCGCCAACATGCGCAGCACGGTGGATGGGCCTTACGGCGATTACGTGCCCGTCTTCCTGAGCGAGATTCCCCGCCTCTTCGAGAAGGGCATCCTGCCGCTCGACGTGGCATTGGTGCATGTGTCGCCGCCCGATCGCCACGGCTTCTGCTCCCTGGGCGTGAGCGTGGACGTGGCGCGCAGCGCCATGCGCAACGCCCGCACCGTGATCGCGCAGGTGAACCCGAACATGCCCCGCACCCTCGGCGACGGCCATGTGCACATCAGCCGCTTCGCCGCGTTGGTGGAGGTGAACGACTCGCTGCCCGAGGTGGACTATGCCGCGCAGATCGGCCCCAAAGAGCGCCGCGTGGCGGAGCTCGTGAGCGCCTTGGTGGAGGATGGCAGCACCTTGCAGCTGGGCATCGGCGCCATCCCCGACGCCATCCTGGGCGCATTGGGCGGCCACAAGGACCTGGGCATCCACACCGAGATGTGCTCCAACGGCATCATCGACCTGGTGCGCAGCGGCGTGGTCACCAACAAGTTCAAGAAGAAGCACCGCGGCAAGGTGGCCACCGCCTTCGCCTTCGGCATGCGCCGCCTCTACGACCTGGTGGACGACAACCCCTTCTTCACCTTCCTCGACGCGCAGTACGTGAACGATACCAAGGTGATCCGCGAGAACCCCAAGGTGGTGGCCGTCAATAGCGCCATCGAGGTGGACCTCACCGGCCAGGTGTGCGCGGACAGCATCGGCACCTACCAGTTCAGCGGCGTGGGCGGGCAGATGGACTTCATGCGCGGGGCGGCGTTGAGCGAGGGCGGCAAGCCCATCATCGCCCTGTGCAGCACCACCGGCAAGGGCGCCAGCAAGATCGTGCCCTTCCTGAAGCAGGGCGCCGGCGTGGTCACCACCCGGGCCCACGTGCACTACGTGGTCACCGAGCACGGTGTGGCCTACCTCTACGGCAAGAACCTGCAGCAGCGCGCCAAAGCGCTGATCGGCATCGCGGCGCCGGAGCATCGGGAAGGTCTGGAGAAAGCGTATCGGGAGCGGTTCGAGCGGCACGGGATGCACCAGTGA
- the dxs gene encoding 1-deoxy-D-xylulose-5-phosphate synthase: MSTPSYPLLERIQFPADLRALPEEQLQQVCTELRDFIIDVVSVKGGHFGASLGVVELTVALHYVFNTPYDQLVWDVGHQAYGHKILTGRREVFHTNRIYKGLSGFPKRSESEYDTFGVGHSSTSIGGALGMAVASKLKGEKDRQMVAVIGDGAMTAGQAFEALNHAGGAGTDMLVVLNDNCMSIDPNVGALKEYLTDITTSHTYNKVKDEVWNLLGKMSKFGPNAQSIVQKVENAVKSALLKQSNLFESLNFRYFGPVDGHDVDHLVKVMRDLRDIPGPKILHTITKKGKGYAPAEAGSPTVWHAPGLFNKETGEIIKVVPKSPQPPKYQDVFGHSIVELAEKNPKIVGVTPAMPTGCSLNIMMKAMPDRAFDVGIAEQHAVTFSAGMATQGMVPFCNIYSSFMQRAYDQVVHDVALQNLNVVFCLDRGGLAGADGPTHHGNFDLAYFRCIPNMVVSAPMNEEELRDLMYTAQLPDMGPFSIRYPRGEGVMTEWKTPFKAIKVGTGRKLRSGTDIAVLSIGHIGNLAAKGIDALEAEGYSVAHYDMRFVKPIDELLLHEVFSKFKHVITVEDHALHGGMGSAVLEFMGDHGYAAHVKRLAIPDKFIEHGTQPELYRECGIDDVAVVEAVKEMLGEKGVKKGVRVSA, translated from the coding sequence ATGTCCACCCCCTCGTACCCGCTTCTGGAGCGCATCCAGTTCCCAGCCGACCTGCGCGCCCTTCCCGAGGAGCAACTGCAGCAGGTGTGCACCGAGCTGCGCGACTTCATCATCGACGTGGTGAGCGTGAAGGGCGGCCACTTCGGCGCCAGCCTGGGCGTGGTGGAACTGACCGTGGCGCTGCACTACGTGTTCAATACGCCCTACGACCAGCTGGTGTGGGACGTGGGGCACCAGGCCTACGGGCACAAGATCCTCACCGGCCGGCGCGAGGTGTTCCACACCAATCGCATCTACAAGGGCCTCAGCGGCTTCCCCAAGCGCAGCGAAAGCGAGTACGACACGTTCGGCGTGGGGCACAGCAGCACCAGCATCGGCGGTGCGCTGGGCATGGCCGTGGCCAGCAAGCTGAAGGGTGAGAAGGACCGCCAGATGGTGGCCGTGATCGGCGATGGGGCCATGACCGCCGGACAGGCCTTCGAGGCGCTGAACCACGCGGGTGGTGCGGGCACCGACATGCTGGTGGTCCTGAACGACAACTGCATGAGCATCGACCCGAACGTCGGTGCGCTGAAGGAGTACCTCACGGACATCACCACCAGCCACACCTACAACAAGGTGAAGGACGAGGTGTGGAACCTGCTCGGCAAGATGAGCAAGTTCGGTCCGAACGCGCAGAGCATCGTGCAGAAGGTGGAGAACGCCGTGAAGAGCGCGCTGCTGAAGCAGAGCAACCTGTTCGAGAGCCTCAACTTCCGCTACTTCGGTCCGGTGGACGGCCACGATGTGGACCACTTGGTGAAGGTGATGCGCGACCTGCGCGACATCCCCGGCCCGAAGATCCTGCACACGATCACCAAGAAGGGCAAGGGCTACGCACCGGCAGAGGCGGGCAGTCCCACGGTGTGGCACGCGCCGGGCCTCTTCAACAAGGAGACCGGCGAGATCATCAAGGTGGTGCCCAAGAGCCCGCAGCCGCCCAAGTACCAGGACGTGTTCGGCCACAGCATCGTGGAACTGGCCGAGAAGAACCCGAAGATCGTGGGCGTCACGCCGGCCATGCCCACCGGCTGTTCATTGAACATCATGATGAAGGCCATGCCCGACCGCGCCTTCGACGTGGGCATTGCCGAGCAGCACGCGGTGACCTTCAGCGCAGGCATGGCCACGCAGGGTATGGTGCCCTTCTGCAACATCTACAGCTCCTTCATGCAGCGCGCCTACGACCAGGTGGTGCACGATGTGGCGCTGCAGAACCTGAACGTGGTGTTCTGCCTGGACCGCGGCGGCCTGGCCGGTGCCGACGGCCCGACGCACCACGGCAACTTCGATCTCGCCTACTTCCGCTGCATCCCCAACATGGTGGTGAGCGCCCCGATGAACGAGGAGGAGCTGCGCGACCTGATGTACACGGCCCAGCTGCCGGACATGGGACCCTTCAGCATCCGTTACCCGCGCGGCGAGGGCGTGATGACCGAGTGGAAGACGCCCTTCAAGGCCATCAAGGTGGGCACCGGCCGCAAGCTGCGCTCCGGCACGGACATCGCGGTGCTCTCCATAGGCCACATCGGCAACCTGGCCGCCAAGGGCATCGACGCCCTGGAGGCCGAAGGCTACAGCGTGGCGCATTACGACATGCGCTTCGTGAAGCCGATCGACGAGCTGCTGCTGCACGAGGTCTTCAGCAAGTTCAAGCACGTGATCACCGTGGAGGACCACGCCCTGCACGGCGGCATGGGCAGCGCGGTGCTCGAGTTCATGGGCGACCATGGCTATGCCGCCCACGTGAAGCGCCTCGCCATCCCCGACAAGTTCATCGAGCACGGCACGCAACCCGAGCTGTACCGGGAGTGTGGGATCGATGATGTGGCGGTGGTGGAGGCGGTGAAGGAGATGCTGGGGGAGAAGGGCGTGAAGAAGGGGGTGCGGGTGAGCGCGTAG
- a CDS encoding sigma 54-interacting transcriptional regulator, with protein MDSAKTELESFFKNPGRFSVLVLGARGIGKSRMINEIGGKVLEAPPTYFNCASVEGDTMALSELFGHMKGAFTGADTEKSGVFHAAQRTRMLFFDEIHNLNKRVQEKLMTALQTVEHKGSPGWYRFRKVGPDTREEFVRFQPVFASNRSIEELEQLLLPDFFDRINQLSIYLPSLQEQGVKPSAAFTTVWENMLFKQSIPADDSAFNIWLDSLPLSGNYRDLEKIAILLQHALINKDKDPFGYARRRFEKFHRTAGSTPPASVFNFRRGVSLAKMEYEYREALYKWSLSPDGYGSVRAAQDGLNFKKLGQLLTVKKE; from the coding sequence ATGGACAGCGCCAAAACGGAGCTCGAAAGCTTCTTCAAGAACCCCGGCCGATTCTCAGTCCTCGTTCTCGGTGCTCGAGGCATTGGGAAGTCCAGGATGATCAACGAAATCGGTGGAAAGGTCCTTGAAGCGCCTCCCACCTACTTCAACTGCGCAAGTGTCGAAGGAGACACCATGGCGCTCAGCGAGCTATTTGGTCACATGAAAGGGGCGTTCACTGGAGCGGACACGGAAAAGTCCGGGGTCTTCCATGCTGCACAGCGAACACGCATGCTCTTCTTTGACGAGATACATAATCTCAACAAGCGCGTGCAAGAGAAGCTGATGACCGCACTACAAACAGTAGAGCATAAAGGCTCGCCAGGGTGGTATCGGTTCCGTAAGGTCGGACCCGATACTCGAGAAGAGTTCGTGCGCTTCCAACCGGTCTTTGCGTCGAACCGGAGCATCGAAGAGCTTGAGCAACTGCTCCTGCCGGATTTCTTCGACCGGATCAATCAACTCTCAATCTATCTCCCTTCGCTACAAGAGCAAGGGGTGAAGCCCTCTGCTGCCTTCACCACTGTCTGGGAGAACATGCTGTTCAAGCAGTCGATCCCAGCTGATGATTCAGCTTTCAACATTTGGCTCGACAGCCTGCCCCTGTCGGGCAACTATCGGGACCTTGAGAAGATCGCTATTCTCCTGCAGCATGCTTTGATCAACAAGGACAAGGACCCCTTCGGCTATGCAAGGCGCCGCTTCGAGAAGTTCCATCGAACAGCAGGATCAACACCTCCTGCTTCAGTATTCAACTTCAGGCGAGGGGTGAGCCTGGCCAAGATGGAATACGAGTACAGGGAAGCCCTGTACAAGTGGTCTCTTAGTCCAGATGGGTATGGCTCTGTACGGGCCGCCCAAGACGGACTGAACTTCAAAAAATTAGGTCAGCTTTTAACAGTGAAGAAGGAATGA
- a CDS encoding glycosyltransferase — protein sequence MKILKIIHGYPPLYSAGSEVYSQSICDELAKRHKVLVFTREENPFAPDFSVRQASNGTGPERILVNIPRGKDGYRHAELDNRFTEVLHRFRPDVAHIGHLNHLSTGIVDVLRGAGIPIVFTLHDFWLMCPRGQFLHRNFGGGVVHALCEGQEDRKCATACYTSLMSGAEGANEQDVAYWTSWIARRMSETREIRDHVDLFIAPSKYLRNRFISDFGLPAGKVVQLDYGFPLHYLTPSKDRVPSARYRFGYIGTHIPAKGVNLLIEAFDGLGEVAELHIWGAKDEQSTRALRSMSEARSGIHFHGPYVNHNLANEVFSQVDCIVVPSIWMENSPLVIHEAQACHIPVITANAGGMAEYVAHQVNGLLFEHRSAESLRDRIHWAIDHPDRMEHFGRRGYLHAADGAIPGIVEHCKSLEDIYAQLIKTP from the coding sequence ATGAAGATCCTCAAGATCATCCACGGCTATCCGCCCCTGTACAGCGCAGGATCGGAGGTATACAGCCAGAGCATCTGTGACGAGCTGGCCAAGCGGCACAAGGTGCTCGTCTTCACCCGGGAAGAGAACCCCTTCGCGCCGGACTTCTCTGTACGGCAGGCATCGAACGGGACGGGGCCCGAACGCATCCTGGTGAACATACCACGCGGCAAGGACGGCTATCGGCACGCCGAGTTGGATAATCGCTTCACTGAGGTATTGCACCGGTTCCGACCGGATGTCGCGCACATCGGCCACCTGAACCATTTGTCCACCGGCATCGTGGATGTACTCAGGGGGGCAGGCATCCCCATCGTATTCACCCTGCACGACTTCTGGCTGATGTGCCCGCGCGGGCAGTTCCTGCACCGCAATTTCGGAGGTGGTGTGGTGCATGCCCTGTGCGAAGGCCAGGAAGACCGCAAGTGTGCCACAGCATGCTACACCTCGCTGATGTCCGGCGCAGAGGGAGCGAATGAGCAGGATGTTGCCTATTGGACATCGTGGATAGCCCGGCGCATGAGCGAGACCAGGGAGATCCGCGATCACGTGGACCTGTTCATCGCTCCTTCCAAGTATCTCCGGAACCGCTTCATCAGCGACTTTGGCCTTCCGGCAGGCAAGGTCGTGCAACTCGACTATGGCTTCCCGCTGCACTACCTGACGCCATCGAAGGATCGCGTTCCATCAGCGCGGTATCGCTTCGGGTACATCGGTACGCACATCCCCGCCAAAGGGGTGAACCTGCTGATTGAAGCGTTCGATGGGCTGGGTGAAGTGGCCGAGTTGCACATCTGGGGCGCCAAGGACGAGCAGAGCACCCGCGCCTTGAGGAGCATGTCCGAAGCACGGTCTGGCATCCACTTCCATGGGCCCTATGTCAACCACAATCTGGCCAACGAGGTCTTCTCGCAGGTGGATTGCATCGTGGTGCCATCGATCTGGATGGAGAATTCGCCGCTGGTGATCCACGAGGCCCAAGCCTGCCATATCCCGGTAATCACGGCGAATGCCGGTGGAATGGCCGAGTATGTGGCGCACCAGGTGAACGGCCTCCTTTTCGAGCATCGATCGGCAGAAAGCCTGCGCGATCGGATACACTGGGCCATCGACCACCCGGACAGGATGGAGCACTTTGGCCGACGCGGCTACCTCCATGCGGCCGATGGCGCAATACCAGGCATCGTGGAGCATTGCAAGTCCCTAGAAGACATCTACGCCCAATTGATCAAGACCCCATGA
- a CDS encoding radical SAM protein — protein MSTFWRITLDTNPEDCNLSCTMCEEHSEHSDFMKRLYERTGIKRRRMPFDMVRKVMEEAAAMGVREIIPSTMGEPLLYRQFDELLELAAQLGMKVNLTTNGTFPKRTVEDWAARIVPVTSDVKISWNGATKSTAESVMKGLKFEQAVSNAERFIRVRDAHHAVSGHYCRVTFQLTFMQNNMHELPEIIRLAAKLGVDRVKGHHLWAHFEEIEQLSFKNSPEAIERWNHIVDQAVVTAAAYPRPDGTPVQLENITLLAPQSGHEVPHDHMCPFLGKELWVSATGDISPCCAPDDLRRSLGDFGNVNERSLSEVVADGAYQGLMRDYRDRPLCRTCNMRKPC, from the coding sequence ATGAGCACATTCTGGCGCATCACCCTGGACACCAATCCAGAGGACTGCAATCTGAGCTGTACCATGTGCGAGGAGCACAGCGAGCACAGCGACTTCATGAAGCGCCTGTATGAGCGCACCGGCATCAAGCGGCGCCGCATGCCGTTCGACATGGTCCGCAAGGTGATGGAGGAAGCCGCTGCGATGGGCGTGCGCGAGATCATTCCTTCAACCATGGGAGAGCCGCTGCTGTACCGCCAATTCGATGAGCTGCTCGAACTCGCGGCCCAGTTGGGCATGAAGGTGAACCTGACGACCAACGGCACATTCCCCAAGCGAACCGTCGAGGACTGGGCGGCGCGCATCGTCCCGGTCACATCGGATGTGAAGATCTCTTGGAACGGGGCGACCAAGTCCACGGCCGAGTCGGTGATGAAGGGCCTCAAGTTCGAACAGGCCGTCTCGAACGCGGAGCGCTTCATCAGGGTGCGCGATGCGCATCATGCAGTGAGTGGGCATTACTGCCGCGTGACCTTCCAACTCACGTTCATGCAGAACAACATGCACGAGCTACCGGAAATCATCCGGCTCGCTGCCAAGCTTGGGGTGGACCGCGTGAAGGGTCACCATCTGTGGGCCCATTTCGAGGAGATCGAGCAGCTGAGCTTCAAGAACTCACCCGAGGCCATTGAACGCTGGAACCACATCGTGGACCAGGCCGTGGTCACTGCCGCAGCATATCCGAGGCCTGATGGAACACCGGTCCAGCTGGAGAACATCACTCTCTTGGCGCCACAGAGCGGCCATGAGGTTCCCCATGATCACATGTGCCCCTTTCTTGGCAAGGAGCTCTGGGTGTCCGCCACGGGTGATATCTCCCCCTGCTGCGCGCCCGATGATCTCCGTCGGTCGTTGGGAGACTTCGGGAACGTGAACGAGCGGAGTCTTTCCGAAG